One segment of Radiobacillus kanasensis DNA contains the following:
- a CDS encoding deoxynucleoside kinase has product MGQLPFIAVEGPIGVGKTSLANKLSSQFQFHLLKEIVEENPFLGKFYDDIEEWSFQTEMFFLCNRYKQLEDIENNYLAKGKPVVADYHIAKNMIFAQRTLKEKHLEKYENIFNILTEDIPKPNMVIYINASLETLLDRIQMRGRDVEQNIQATYLQQLSLDYNHFMTQFEAQHPDIPVIRLNGDELDFVKHQSDLEYIVHLVQEHLKEGEMVQ; this is encoded by the coding sequence ATGGGACAGCTTCCTTTTATTGCGGTTGAAGGCCCAATAGGAGTAGGAAAAACATCACTAGCAAATAAATTGTCCTCTCAGTTTCAATTTCATTTATTAAAAGAGATTGTCGAGGAAAATCCTTTTTTGGGGAAATTTTATGATGATATCGAAGAGTGGAGCTTTCAAACGGAAATGTTCTTCCTTTGTAATAGATATAAGCAACTTGAAGATATTGAAAACAATTATTTAGCGAAAGGCAAACCAGTCGTCGCTGATTATCATATCGCGAAAAATATGATTTTTGCTCAACGTACGCTAAAGGAAAAGCATCTAGAAAAATACGAGAATATCTTCAACATTTTAACGGAAGATATCCCGAAACCAAACATGGTTATTTACATTAATGCTAGCTTAGAAACCCTTTTAGATCGTATTCAAATGCGCGGGCGTGATGTGGAACAAAATATCCAAGCAACATACTTACAGCAACTGTCCTTGGACTATAATCACTTTATGACCCAATTTGAGGCACAGCATCCTGATATTCCGGTGATTCGTTTAAATGGGGATGAATTGGATTTTGTAAAGCATCAAAGTGACCTTGAATATATTGTTCATCTCGTTCAAGAGCATTTAAAAGAAGGAGAAATGGTCCAATGA
- the pdxS gene encoding pyridoxal 5'-phosphate synthase lyase subunit PdxS yields the protein MSNLGTDRVKRGMAEMQKGGVIMDVVNAEQAKIAEEAGAVAVMALERVPSDIRAAGGVARMADPTIVEEVMNAVSIPVMAKARIGHIVEARVLEAMGVDYIDESEVLTPADEVFHLNKREYTVPFVCGCRDLGEAARRIGEGSSMLRTKGEPGTGNIVEAVRHMREVQAQIRQLVGMTEDEVMTFAKNLGAPYHVLLEIKENGKLPVVNFAAGGVATPADAALMMQLGADGVFVGSGIFKSDNPEKFAKAIVEATTHYEDYELIGRLSKGLGTAMKGIEISSLTPEQRMQDRGW from the coding sequence ATGTCTAACCTAGGTACAGATCGTGTAAAACGTGGAATGGCGGAGATGCAAAAAGGCGGCGTTATTATGGACGTAGTCAACGCTGAACAAGCGAAAATCGCGGAGGAAGCTGGAGCAGTTGCTGTTATGGCACTTGAAAGAGTTCCTTCTGATATTCGTGCAGCAGGCGGCGTAGCGAGAATGGCAGACCCTACTATTGTAGAAGAGGTTATGAATGCTGTATCCATTCCTGTTATGGCAAAAGCGCGTATTGGTCACATTGTAGAAGCACGTGTTTTAGAAGCAATGGGCGTAGATTATATTGATGAGAGTGAAGTATTAACACCAGCAGATGAAGTGTTCCACTTAAACAAACGCGAATATACGGTTCCTTTTGTTTGTGGATGTCGGGACCTTGGTGAAGCAGCACGTCGTATCGGAGAAGGTTCTTCCATGCTTCGTACAAAAGGGGAGCCTGGAACAGGAAACATTGTAGAAGCGGTTCGCCACATGCGTGAAGTACAAGCTCAAATCCGTCAACTCGTTGGTATGACAGAAGATGAAGTGATGACATTTGCGAAAAACCTTGGTGCTCCCTACCATGTTTTATTAGAAATTAAAGAAAACGGCAAGCTACCAGTTGTAAACTTTGCTGCAGGTGGAGTAGCAACTCCAGCAGATGCAGCGTTGATGATGCAGCTTGGTGCGGACGGCGTTTTCGTTGGATCTGGTATCTTTAAATCCGATAATCCTGAAAAATTTGCAAAAGCAATCGTGGAAGCAACCACTCACTACGAAGATTACGAGTTGATTGGTAGACTTTCCAAAGGACTTGGAACTGCTATGAAAGGGATTGAAATTAGCAGTTTAACTCCTGAGCAACGTATGCAAGATCGTGGCTGGTAA
- the proC gene encoding pyrroline-5-carboxylate reductase, which translates to MSQRIAFVGAGSMAEAIFSGMIAQQFVESNQIAVTNRENKERLLELKQKYAINSSSDKKETIEGANIVVLSMKPKDAKEALDEVKGYIKEDQLVISVLAGVSTSFIEESINKKVAVVRAMPNTSATIGFSATAIAAGTYAKEAEVEKANQLFQTIGTTTIVNEEDLHAITGLSGSGPAYIYYLVEAMEQAALDEGIASDTAKELIIQTLMGAAEMLKQTQEQPGVLRKKITSPGGTTQAGLETLDQYHYQEALQACVKRATERSKELGRLFEQTPTK; encoded by the coding sequence ATGAGTCAACGTATTGCTTTTGTTGGAGCAGGTTCTATGGCTGAAGCCATTTTTTCCGGGATGATTGCTCAACAGTTTGTAGAGTCCAATCAGATTGCTGTGACAAATAGAGAAAATAAAGAGCGGTTATTAGAATTAAAACAGAAATATGCAATCAACAGTTCTTCCGATAAAAAGGAAACGATAGAAGGTGCAAACATCGTTGTGTTGTCCATGAAACCAAAGGACGCCAAAGAAGCATTGGATGAGGTAAAAGGATATATAAAAGAAGACCAACTCGTCATTTCTGTACTAGCCGGCGTGTCCACAAGTTTTATTGAAGAGTCCATTAATAAGAAGGTTGCTGTTGTTCGTGCGATGCCAAATACATCCGCAACGATCGGTTTTTCTGCAACAGCGATTGCGGCTGGTACGTATGCAAAAGAGGCAGAAGTAGAAAAGGCTAATCAGCTATTTCAAACGATTGGAACAACAACTATTGTGAATGAAGAGGATCTTCACGCCATTACAGGGCTATCTGGAAGCGGCCCGGCTTACATTTATTATCTTGTGGAAGCAATGGAACAAGCAGCACTAGATGAGGGAATAGCTTCTGATACCGCCAAAGAATTAATTATTCAAACCTTAATGGGTGCAGCGGAAATGTTAAAGCAAACACAGGAGCAACCAGGCGTATTACGCAAAAAGATTACAAGTCCTGGAGGAACGACACAAGCTGGTTTGGAAACACTCGATCAGTATCACTATCAAGAGGCCTTACAAGCATGTGTGAAGAGGGCAACAGAGAGATCGAAGGAACTCGGTCGTTTGTTTGAACAAACTCCTACGAAATAA
- a CDS encoding CPBP family intramembrane glutamic endopeptidase: MLIVIVALFFSGIISISYQQGVISTFVCMGLLILSLIYKEKRFITSLLLSFLFGFVIFTVSNEFVGTINISKEIKIILNRFFLVFILIGIFFNHLFFNKKVSWYNEKPDWKNPIVLPFHKVNMFWFWMIGIVVNGMVYLFFIVQQDIEYIQSLLLFCLLFSLINAVFEEVIWRGIMLSALKEYTSTGHAVFVTSVGFGLLHLTIGFSIALSLLISLAGVIYALITLKTNSIYPSIVFHIVVNIGMVYSGFII, from the coding sequence ATGTTGATTGTTATTGTGGCACTATTTTTTTCGGGGATTATTTCTATTTCCTATCAACAAGGGGTTATTTCCACTTTTGTATGTATGGGATTATTGATTTTGTCCCTTATCTATAAAGAAAAACGATTCATCACATCGCTACTACTATCATTTCTATTTGGTTTTGTAATATTTACGGTCTCTAATGAATTCGTTGGAACGATAAACATTTCAAAGGAAATAAAGATTATACTTAACCGTTTTTTCCTTGTTTTTATCCTAATAGGAATCTTTTTTAACCATCTCTTCTTTAACAAGAAGGTTTCTTGGTACAATGAAAAACCCGATTGGAAAAACCCTATCGTCTTACCGTTTCATAAAGTTAATATGTTTTGGTTTTGGATGATTGGAATAGTCGTTAATGGAATGGTATATCTGTTTTTTATTGTTCAACAGGATATAGAATATATCCAATCGCTATTATTATTTTGTTTATTGTTCTCACTAATTAATGCCGTTTTTGAGGAAGTGATTTGGAGAGGGATAATGCTTTCGGCTCTTAAGGAATATACATCCACAGGGCACGCCGTCTTCGTAACAAGTGTTGGTTTTGGACTGCTCCATCTCACAATTGGTTTTTCTATTGCTCTTAGTTTATTGATTTCGCTTGCAGGGGTAATATACGCATTAATTACACTTAAAACAAACAGTATCTATCCGAGTATTGTTTTTCATATTGTGGTCAATATTGGAATGGTATATAGCGGATTTATAATATAA
- the serS gene encoding serine--tRNA ligase encodes MLDLKYLRANYDEIKEKLSKRGEDLTDLGKFGDLDEKRRELIAETEELKAKRNDVSKQISVLKKEKKDAEALIVEMREVGDKVKALDTELKEVEEQLEHLLLSIPNIPHESVPFGDSEDDNVVARTWGEVPSFEYEAKPHWDLATELDILDFERAAKVTGSRFVYYKGLGARLERALLNFMMDLHADEHGYQEMLPPYMVNRTSMTGTGQLPKFEEDAFQIEDWDYFLIPTAEVPVTNYHREEILSVDQLPQKYVAFSASFRSEAGSAGRDTRGLIRQHQFNKVELVQFVKPEDSYDVLEELTGHAEKVLQLLKLPYRVMSMCTADLGFTAAKKYDIEVWLPSYNTYREISSCSNFEGFQARRAGIRFRREEKGKPEYVHTLNGSGLAIGRTVSAILENYQQEDGSIVVPEVLRPYMGGKEVIK; translated from the coding sequence ATGTTGGATTTAAAGTATTTAAGAGCTAATTATGATGAAATAAAAGAAAAGCTATCTAAGCGTGGAGAAGATCTAACAGACTTAGGTAAATTTGGGGATTTAGATGAAAAAAGAAGAGAATTGATTGCCGAAACCGAAGAACTAAAAGCAAAAAGAAATGATGTTTCTAAACAAATTTCTGTCTTGAAAAAAGAAAAGAAAGACGCAGAAGCACTTATTGTTGAAATGCGAGAAGTTGGGGATAAGGTTAAGGCATTGGATACAGAGTTAAAAGAAGTAGAAGAACAGCTAGAGCATTTACTTTTATCTATCCCGAACATTCCACATGAAAGTGTTCCATTTGGAGATAGCGAAGACGATAATGTAGTTGCACGTACTTGGGGTGAGGTTCCTAGCTTTGAATATGAAGCAAAGCCACATTGGGATTTAGCTACCGAATTAGATATTTTAGACTTTGAAAGAGCGGCAAAGGTTACGGGAAGTAGATTTGTCTATTATAAGGGACTAGGTGCTAGACTAGAACGAGCATTACTGAATTTTATGATGGACTTACATGCAGATGAACACGGCTATCAGGAAATGCTACCACCATATATGGTAAATCGCACAAGCATGACAGGAACAGGACAACTCCCAAAATTTGAAGAAGATGCCTTTCAAATTGAAGACTGGGATTACTTCTTAATTCCAACAGCAGAAGTACCTGTCACGAATTATCATCGCGAAGAAATTTTAAGTGTGGATCAATTACCACAAAAATACGTAGCATTTAGCGCATCTTTCCGTTCTGAAGCAGGATCTGCTGGACGCGATACACGTGGTCTTATTCGTCAGCACCAGTTTAACAAAGTAGAGCTTGTTCAATTTGTGAAACCAGAAGATTCTTATGATGTTTTGGAAGAGTTAACAGGACATGCAGAAAAAGTATTACAGCTACTCAAGCTTCCTTACCGTGTTATGAGCATGTGTACCGCTGATTTAGGCTTCACAGCAGCCAAGAAATACGATATTGAAGTATGGTTGCCTAGCTATAACACATACCGCGAAATCTCTTCTTGCTCTAACTTTGAAGGCTTTCAAGCAAGACGTGCAGGAATCCGCTTCCGAAGAGAAGAAAAAGGAAAACCAGAATATGTGCACACATTAAATGGATCTGGTTTAGCTATTGGGAGAACTGTGTCTGCAATCTTAGAAAATTATCAGCAAGAGGACGGCTCTATTGTCGTTCCAGAAGTGCTTCGTCCGTATATGGGTGGTAAAGAGGTTATTAAATAA
- a CDS encoding uracil-DNA glycosylase: MFLLPDNDWKPIIQEEMEKEYFQSLMQFLEDEYQNYPVYPKKKQVWEALRLTSLSGCKVCILGQDPYHGPNQAHGLSFSVQPGQKTPPSLRNMFKELQDDLNVPIPSDGYLANWAKQGVLLLNTVLTVRDGEPYSHQKKGWETFTNRLIDVLNQQSEPIVFILWGKHAQEKQKRIDIEHHDIITSPHPSPLSARRGFFGSKPFSKTNQFLKARNVAPIDWSLSRVQSR, from the coding sequence ATGTTCCTTCTACCAGATAACGATTGGAAACCTATTATCCAAGAAGAAATGGAGAAAGAGTATTTCCAGTCTTTAATGCAATTTTTGGAGGATGAATATCAAAATTATCCGGTGTACCCTAAGAAAAAACAGGTGTGGGAAGCTCTACGTTTAACAAGTCTTTCCGGTTGTAAAGTATGTATATTAGGGCAGGATCCGTATCATGGTCCAAACCAAGCACATGGTCTAAGTTTTTCTGTACAACCTGGACAAAAAACTCCACCCTCTTTACGAAATATGTTTAAGGAATTACAGGATGATCTGAATGTCCCTATTCCATCTGATGGCTATTTAGCGAATTGGGCTAAACAAGGGGTCCTTCTTTTGAATACGGTCCTAACGGTTCGTGATGGGGAGCCCTATTCACATCAAAAAAAGGGGTGGGAGACGTTTACGAACCGACTGATTGACGTATTAAATCAACAATCTGAACCGATCGTTTTTATATTATGGGGAAAACACGCTCAAGAAAAACAAAAGCGGATTGATATAGAGCATCATGATATCATCACCTCTCCACATCCAAGTCCATTATCCGCGAGAAGAGGATTTTTTGGCAGCAAGCCTTTTTCTAAAACAAATCAATTTTTAAAAGCTCGGAACGTAGCACCAATAGATTGGAGTCTATCAAGGGTACAATCTCGATAA
- a CDS encoding D-alanyl-D-alanine carboxypeptidase family protein has translation MRRIFKASLISIMAVLLTLTTFSVNPTVTSADSFDVQAESAILIDAETGKILYAKQPDIKLPPASMTKMMTEYLVLEAIDKGQISWDTTTQISDYAYSISANAEFSGIGLTQSKDYTVRQLYEGMAIISDNATTIALAELIAGSEGEFVKMMNAKAKEWGLTESSQFVNTTGLANSDLGDQYPEGTDPKGQDLLSAKAAAIIGYHIVNDYPEALEISSTMRSELDGRELQNLNWMLPWEDTNFKQFYMEGVDGLKTGWTDEAGYCFTGTAERDGRRLISVVMKTSSKEARFVETKKLLEYGFNTFTNKELYPEGYQVKDESVIPVAKGKEDQVEIATASYVKTAIKNGEEKAYEVTYHLDKDKLSEDGELIAPVKKGDKVGTMEVTYTGENDYGYVLDKGKSQTVDLVATSTVEKANWFMLTMGSIGDFFSNLFSGIADTVKGWF, from the coding sequence TTGAGACGTATTTTTAAGGCATCTTTGATTTCTATCATGGCGGTGCTTCTAACTTTAACAACGTTTAGTGTAAACCCGACAGTCACAAGTGCAGATAGTTTTGATGTTCAAGCAGAATCTGCGATTTTAATTGATGCAGAAACAGGAAAAATTTTATATGCCAAACAGCCAGATATAAAATTGCCTCCAGCAAGTATGACAAAAATGATGACAGAATACTTAGTATTAGAGGCTATTGATAAAGGCCAAATTAGTTGGGATACGACAACCCAAATAAGTGATTATGCATATTCAATTTCTGCAAATGCAGAGTTTTCAGGTATAGGTTTAACCCAAAGTAAAGATTATACGGTTCGTCAATTATATGAAGGAATGGCGATTATTTCAGATAATGCGACAACCATTGCCCTAGCAGAACTAATTGCAGGATCTGAAGGCGAATTCGTAAAAATGATGAATGCGAAAGCGAAAGAATGGGGTTTAACGGAATCTTCTCAATTTGTAAATACTACTGGACTTGCAAATTCAGATTTAGGGGATCAATATCCAGAAGGAACGGACCCTAAAGGACAAGACTTATTGTCTGCAAAGGCTGCGGCTATCATTGGGTACCATATTGTGAATGATTACCCAGAAGCTTTAGAAATCTCTAGTACGATGAGATCTGAATTAGACGGTAGAGAATTGCAAAACTTAAACTGGATGCTTCCATGGGAAGATACGAACTTTAAACAGTTCTATATGGAAGGTGTAGATGGATTAAAAACAGGATGGACGGACGAAGCGGGCTACTGTTTCACAGGTACAGCTGAACGTGACGGTCGTAGATTGATTTCTGTTGTGATGAAGACTTCTAGTAAAGAAGCTCGCTTTGTAGAAACGAAAAAATTGTTGGAATATGGATTTAACACATTTACCAACAAAGAATTATACCCAGAAGGCTATCAAGTAAAGGATGAGTCTGTTATCCCTGTAGCTAAAGGGAAAGAGGATCAAGTAGAAATTGCAACAGCTAGTTATGTCAAAACTGCTATTAAAAACGGGGAAGAAAAAGCGTATGAAGTAACGTACCATTTAGATAAAGACAAGCTTTCTGAAGACGGAGAACTGATTGCTCCTGTCAAAAAAGGAGATAAAGTCGGTACGATGGAAGTTACTTATACAGGAGAAAATGATTATGGCTACGTGTTAGATAAAGGGAAAAGTCAAACGGTAGATTTAGTGGCTACTTCAACCGTAGAAAAAGCAAATTGGTTTATGTTAACAATGGGTTCTATCGGAGATTTCTTCTCTAATCTATTCTCTGGTATCGCAGATACCGTAAAAGGATGGTTCTAA
- the pdxT gene encoding pyridoxal 5'-phosphate synthase glutaminase subunit PdxT produces the protein MTKIGVLGLQGAVREHVRSVEASGAEGIVIKRKEQLEEIDGLILPGGESTTMRRLIDKYDFLDALKQFGQAGKPIFGTCAGMILLAKDIAGQDFAHLELMDMKVERNAFGRQKESFETKLPIKGIAEDFDAVFIRAPYVLEVGDDVEVLASFNGNIVAAQQDQFLCCAFHPELTDDHRVTEHFVQMVKERS, from the coding sequence ATGACAAAAATAGGTGTACTTGGCCTTCAAGGTGCTGTCCGGGAGCATGTTCGTTCCGTTGAAGCATCTGGTGCGGAAGGAATCGTCATAAAGAGAAAAGAGCAATTAGAGGAAATCGATGGATTAATTCTTCCTGGTGGGGAAAGTACTACGATGAGAAGATTAATTGACAAGTATGATTTCTTAGATGCTTTGAAGCAATTTGGACAAGCAGGAAAACCAATCTTCGGTACATGTGCAGGAATGATCCTGTTAGCGAAAGATATTGCGGGGCAAGATTTTGCTCACTTAGAGCTTATGGATATGAAGGTAGAGCGCAATGCATTTGGACGTCAGAAAGAAAGCTTCGAGACGAAGCTTCCGATTAAAGGAATAGCAGAAGACTTTGATGCTGTCTTTATCCGTGCGCCTTATGTATTGGAAGTTGGCGATGATGTGGAAGTGCTTGCTTCCTTTAATGGAAATATAGTAGCCGCTCAGCAAGACCAATTTTTATGCTGTGCTTTTCACCCAGAGTTAACCGATGATCACCGTGTAACGGAGCATTTTGTTCAAATGGTCAAAGAAAGATCTTAA
- the guaB gene encoding IMP dehydrogenase, giving the protein MREDKFAKEGLTFDDVLLVPAKSEVLPRDVSIKTNLSSRLHLNMPLISAGMDTVTEAELAISMARQGGIGIIHKNMSIEEQAEHVDRVKRSESGVITNPFFLTPGNQVFDAEHLMGKFRISGVPIVNNKEEQVLVGILTNRDLRFIQDYSIKISEVMTSDNLVTAPVGTTLEEAGEILQKYKIEKLPLVDNQGVLKGLITIKDIEKVIEFPYSAKDAQGRLLVGAAVGVTADGMKRIEKLVEAGVDVLVIDTAHGHSQGVIDSVKNVRKQYPEIDIIAGNVATEEATRELIEAGANIIKVGIGPGSICTTRVVAGVGVPQITAVYDCAREASKHGVPVIADGGIKYSGDVAKALAAGAHAVMLGSLFAGVTESPGETEIFQGRRYKVYRGMGSVAAMKSGSKDRYFQDTEDEAKKLVPEGIEGRVAYKGPLADTIHQLLGGLRSGMGYCGAKDLEYLRNNAQFIRMTGAGLRESHPHDVQITKESPNYSV; this is encoded by the coding sequence ATGAGGGAGGACAAATTTGCAAAGGAAGGTTTAACGTTTGATGATGTGCTTCTAGTTCCAGCTAAATCCGAGGTATTACCTCGAGATGTGTCGATTAAGACAAACTTATCTTCTAGACTACACTTAAACATGCCGCTAATTAGTGCAGGGATGGATACGGTCACAGAAGCTGAACTAGCTATTTCTATGGCTAGACAAGGCGGAATTGGTATCATTCATAAAAACATGTCGATTGAAGAGCAAGCAGAGCATGTAGATCGCGTAAAAAGGTCGGAAAGTGGAGTTATTACCAATCCATTCTTTCTAACGCCAGGTAACCAAGTGTTTGATGCAGAACACCTAATGGGTAAATTTCGCATTTCTGGTGTACCAATCGTGAACAATAAAGAAGAACAGGTTTTAGTTGGTATTTTAACAAACCGTGATTTACGCTTTATACAAGATTACTCCATCAAGATTTCCGAAGTGATGACAAGTGACAATCTTGTAACGGCACCGGTAGGAACCACCTTAGAAGAAGCTGGTGAGATATTACAAAAATATAAAATAGAGAAACTGCCATTAGTAGATAATCAGGGAGTATTAAAAGGGCTTATAACGATTAAGGATATTGAAAAAGTCATCGAATTCCCATATTCCGCAAAGGATGCACAAGGTAGACTTCTAGTAGGAGCTGCTGTAGGTGTAACAGCTGATGGAATGAAGCGGATTGAGAAGTTAGTGGAGGCGGGCGTTGACGTGTTAGTCATTGACACGGCACATGGTCACTCACAAGGTGTGATTGATTCTGTGAAAAACGTTCGCAAGCAATACCCTGAAATAGATATCATTGCGGGAAATGTTGCTACAGAAGAAGCGACAAGAGAATTGATTGAAGCGGGTGCCAATATTATAAAGGTTGGGATTGGACCTGGTTCCATTTGTACAACACGAGTCGTAGCTGGTGTTGGGGTACCACAAATTACAGCTGTTTATGATTGTGCTCGAGAAGCTAGTAAGCATGGTGTTCCTGTTATTGCCGACGGTGGAATCAAATATTCAGGTGACGTTGCCAAAGCACTAGCAGCTGGAGCGCATGCGGTTATGTTAGGAAGTCTGTTTGCAGGAGTTACGGAAAGCCCTGGTGAAACAGAAATCTTCCAAGGAAGAAGATATAAAGTGTATCGCGGAATGGGATCAGTTGCTGCTATGAAATCTGGTTCGAAAGACCGCTATTTCCAGGATACCGAAGACGAAGCGAAGAAGTTAGTTCCAGAAGGTATTGAAGGACGTGTTGCTTATAAAGGGCCACTAGCGGATACTATTCACCAACTTCTCGGGGGACTTCGCTCTGGAATGGGCTATTGTGGAGCCAAAGATTTGGAGTATTTGCGTAACAATGCACAATTTATTCGCATGACTGGTGCCGGATTACGAGAAAGTCATCCTCATGATGTCCAGATTACTAAAGAGTCTCCGAATTACTCGGTTTAA
- a CDS encoding deoxynucleoside kinase has translation MNYRERYNIPHDSIITIAGTVGVGKSTMTNSLANALNFRTSFEKVDTNPYLDKFYADFERWSFHLQIYFLAERFKEQKRMFEYGGGFIQDRSIYEDTGIFAKMHYEKGTMNQVDYETYTSLFEAMVMTPYFPHPDLLIYLEGSFDDIISRIKERGRPMEQQTPLSYWEEMYHRYENWINNFNACPVLRLNIADYDLIKNEKSIELVLEKVGHFIQQSRKWKSGQLT, from the coding sequence ATGAATTATCGAGAGCGCTATAATATCCCACACGACAGCATCATTACCATTGCTGGAACAGTTGGTGTCGGAAAATCAACAATGACGAATTCTTTGGCCAACGCCTTAAACTTTCGTACATCGTTTGAAAAGGTAGATACAAATCCATACTTGGACAAGTTTTATGCGGACTTTGAACGCTGGAGCTTCCACTTACAAATCTACTTTTTAGCAGAACGCTTTAAAGAACAAAAGAGAATGTTTGAATATGGTGGCGGATTTATTCAAGATCGTTCCATTTATGAGGATACGGGTATCTTCGCAAAAATGCACTATGAAAAAGGGACGATGAACCAAGTTGATTATGAAACCTATACAAGCCTCTTTGAGGCGATGGTGATGACGCCTTATTTCCCACACCCAGACCTACTTATCTATTTAGAGGGGTCCTTTGATGATATCATCAGTCGCATCAAAGAAAGAGGTCGCCCAATGGAGCAGCAAACGCCTTTGAGCTATTGGGAAGAGATGTATCATCGATATGAAAACTGGATTAATAACTTCAATGCTTGTCCAGTACTTCGTTTAAATATTGCCGATTATGACTTAATCAAAAATGAGAAGTCCATTGAGCTTGTTTTAGAAAAAGTTGGCCATTTCATTCAACAATCTCGTAAATGGAAATCTGGTCAATTAACGTAA